In one window of Corynebacterium incognita DNA:
- the leuS gene encoding leucine--tRNA ligase: protein MTNPSESYRYTPQLANEIEKTWQAYWNEHGTFHAPNPVGDLATDSPLPKDKLFVQDMFPYPSGVGLHVGHPLGYIATDVFARFNRMLGKNVLHTLGYDAFGLPAEQYAIQTGTHPRTTTMANIENMRRQIGALGLGHDMRRSVATTDEDFYTWTQWIFLQIYNSWFDEEQQKARPIAELIDELSSGQRTAKDGRTYADLSPAEQRAAVDELRLVYLSNSTVNWCPGLGTVLANEEVTADGKSERGNFPVFRKNLKQWMMRITAYSDRLLEDLEDLDWPEKVKSMQRNWIGRSRGAEVDFACEGHDITVFTTRPDTLFGATYMVLAPEHELVDAIVSPVPYDADVDERWTYGHDDPKEAVEAYRAAIAAKSDLERQENKDKTGVFLGVYATNPVNGAQVPVFIADYVLTGYGTGAIMAVPAHDARDYEFATEFGLPIQEVVSGGNIAEAAFTEDGTLVNSANDSGLDLNGKNKAEANAEAIDWLSQQNLGQEKVQYKLRDWLFARQRYWGEPFPIVYDAEGVPHALPEDMLPVQLPEVQDYKPVSFDPEDSDTEPQPPLAKANEWVEVELDLGDGPQTYYRDTNVMPQWAGSSFYQLRYIDPTNSEKVVDIENERYWTGPRSDNDPGGVDLYVGGVEHAVLHLLYARFWHKVLFDLGHVTSREPYRRLYNQGYIQAYAYTDARGVYVPAEEVEEKDGTFFYQGEEVNQEYGKMGKSLKNSVSPDDMCRDYGADTLRVYEMAMGPLDTSRPWATKDVVGAQRFLQRLWRLIVNEDTGALATSDAALTDEDTKALHRTIAGVRDDYEHLRVNTVVAKLIEYVNYLTKTYSNQAVPADAVTPLVIMVAPVAPHIAEELWRRLGHDDTVTYEAFPTFDEKWLTDDEVELPVQINGKVKARIMVPADAAKDTIAELAKADARVQELTQGKTIVKEVVVPGRMVNLVVK from the coding sequence ATGACTAACCCGAGCGAGTCCTACCGTTATACGCCGCAGCTGGCAAATGAGATTGAGAAGACCTGGCAGGCCTACTGGAACGAGCATGGCACCTTTCATGCGCCGAACCCCGTCGGTGACCTAGCCACGGACTCGCCCCTGCCTAAGGACAAGCTGTTCGTCCAGGACATGTTCCCCTACCCCTCCGGCGTGGGCCTGCACGTCGGCCACCCGCTGGGTTACATCGCCACGGACGTCTTCGCCCGTTTTAACCGCATGCTGGGCAAGAACGTCCTGCACACCCTCGGCTACGACGCCTTTGGCCTGCCCGCGGAACAGTACGCCATCCAGACTGGTACGCACCCGCGCACCACGACCATGGCGAATATTGAGAACATGCGCCGCCAGATCGGCGCGCTGGGCCTAGGCCATGACATGCGCCGCTCCGTGGCCACCACGGACGAGGACTTCTACACCTGGACCCAATGGATCTTCCTGCAGATTTACAATTCTTGGTTCGACGAGGAGCAGCAGAAGGCACGCCCGATTGCAGAGCTTATCGACGAACTCTCGTCCGGCCAGCGCACCGCCAAGGACGGCCGCACCTACGCCGACCTCTCCCCCGCCGAGCAGCGCGCCGCGGTGGACGAGCTCCGCCTGGTGTACCTGTCTAACTCCACGGTGAACTGGTGCCCGGGCCTGGGCACCGTGCTGGCCAACGAGGAGGTCACCGCGGATGGCAAGTCCGAGCGCGGCAACTTCCCCGTCTTCCGTAAGAATTTGAAGCAGTGGATGATGCGGATTACCGCCTACTCCGACCGCCTGCTCGAGGATCTTGAGGATCTGGACTGGCCGGAGAAGGTCAAGTCCATGCAGCGCAACTGGATCGGCCGCTCCCGCGGCGCCGAGGTGGATTTTGCCTGCGAGGGCCACGACATCACGGTGTTCACCACCCGCCCGGACACCCTGTTCGGCGCCACCTACATGGTGCTCGCGCCTGAGCACGAGCTTGTCGACGCCATCGTCTCCCCCGTCCCCTACGACGCCGACGTCGACGAGCGCTGGACCTATGGCCACGACGACCCCAAGGAGGCCGTGGAGGCCTACCGCGCCGCCATCGCCGCTAAGTCCGACCTGGAGCGCCAGGAAAACAAGGACAAGACCGGCGTCTTCCTGGGGGTGTACGCCACCAACCCGGTTAACGGCGCGCAGGTGCCCGTGTTCATCGCGGACTACGTGCTCACCGGCTACGGCACCGGCGCCATCATGGCGGTCCCGGCACACGACGCCCGCGACTACGAGTTCGCTACTGAATTCGGCCTGCCCATCCAGGAGGTCGTCTCCGGCGGCAACATCGCCGAAGCGGCCTTCACCGAGGACGGCACCCTGGTCAACTCCGCCAACGATTCTGGCTTGGACCTCAACGGCAAGAACAAGGCCGAAGCCAATGCGGAGGCCATTGATTGGCTCTCCCAACAGAACCTGGGGCAGGAAAAGGTGCAGTACAAGCTGCGCGACTGGCTGTTTGCCCGCCAGCGCTACTGGGGCGAGCCCTTCCCTATCGTCTACGACGCTGAGGGTGTGCCGCATGCCCTGCCGGAGGACATGCTGCCCGTGCAGTTGCCGGAGGTTCAGGACTACAAGCCGGTCTCCTTCGATCCGGAGGACTCCGATACGGAGCCGCAGCCGCCGCTGGCCAAGGCCAACGAGTGGGTCGAGGTGGAACTCGATCTTGGGGACGGCCCACAAACCTATTATCGTGACACCAACGTCATGCCGCAGTGGGCAGGTTCCTCCTTCTACCAGCTGCGTTACATCGACCCGACTAATTCCGAGAAGGTCGTGGACATCGAAAACGAGCGCTACTGGACGGGGCCGCGCTCTGACAACGATCCGGGTGGCGTCGACCTCTACGTCGGCGGTGTCGAGCACGCCGTGCTCCACCTGCTTTACGCCCGCTTCTGGCACAAGGTCCTCTTTGACCTCGGCCACGTCACCTCGCGCGAGCCGTACCGCCGCTTGTACAACCAGGGCTACATCCAGGCTTATGCCTACACCGACGCCCGCGGCGTCTACGTCCCGGCCGAAGAGGTTGAGGAGAAGGACGGCACGTTCTTCTACCAGGGCGAAGAGGTCAACCAGGAGTACGGCAAGATGGGCAAGTCGCTCAAGAACTCCGTCTCCCCCGACGACATGTGCCGCGACTACGGCGCGGATACCCTCCGCGTCTATGAGATGGCCATGGGCCCGCTGGATACCTCGCGGCCGTGGGCGACCAAGGACGTCGTCGGCGCGCAGCGCTTCCTGCAGCGCCTGTGGCGCCTCATCGTCAACGAGGACACCGGTGCGCTCGCTACGTCCGACGCCGCGCTGACGGACGAGGACACCAAGGCCCTGCACCGCACCATCGCCGGCGTGCGCGATGACTACGAGCACCTGCGCGTCAACACCGTGGTGGCTAAGCTCATCGAGTACGTCAACTACCTCACCAAGACCTACTCCAACCAAGCCGTGCCTGCCGACGCCGTGACTCCCCTGGTCATCATGGTCGCGCCGGTCGCCCCGCACATCGCCGAGGAGCTCTGGCGCCGCCTGGGCCACGACGACACCGTGACCTACGAGGCGTTCCCCACCTTCGACGAGAAGTGGCTCACCGACGACGAGGTGGAGCTGCCGGTGCAGATCAACGGCAAGGTCAAGGCCCGCATCATGGTGCCTGCCGACGCCGCCAAGGACACCATCGCCGAACTCGCCAAGGCCGACGCCCGCGTCCAGGAACTCACCCAAGGCAAGACCATCGTCAAGGAGGTCGTGGTCCCCGGCCGCATGGTGAACCTGGTGGTCAAGTAA